The region TATGAAGTTCTTTAaacacacaacaacaacaacaacaccaacaacagCAACAAAAAACTTTAAATGCCACATCTTGTTTTTCAAAATCATTTCCGAGTCTCTAATCTACATTCCTTAAGATTATAAACTAATCTACAGTGACATAAAACAACATACTCTCAATCTGCAATTACAAGTACAAAAATATATCAATTATGTTGCAATGACTGGGGTATAGCTTACTCTACATTCGATTTGAATGTGTGAGTGAGTCTGAAAAGTTGGAAACTTGAAACATTAGAAACCATTCACAAAGTTAAATGAATGTAATGAGAAAAACCTTGCTGTTTTGGAATTTTGGCCCAGTACCATTAGGTCTGTAATTCACTCCGTTGTATGCTGGTGGTGCAACAGATGGAAGCACATATGTATATGGAACACCCTGATAACCCGGGACATAAACACCTAAAATGCATGTTAAGAGGTTATATTTATATTTAGCATCAAACTCGCTGTTATTTAAACAAGATTTAAACAAGACAAAACATATTAAATCTACATTACCATCACTTTACTACCATGAGTATAGACAATACCCTCATATTTTAGAAAATCAATAACTCCCAAAAATGGGTATATTGCTGTAGTATAAATATTCTATGCAAACTAGAATACATTGCCTCTCTCTATTTCAGAAAAATGTCAGTGTTAGGAATGCAAACTAGTCTTGGGCCTTAACATATTTGGCATAATACCAAAATCACCATCACCAAGAGTTTGATATTTGGCAGAACAACAACCAGTCTTTTTTCACTAAGTGGGGTCGGTTACATGGGTGTATGAACCTTGCAGCTATTATTCTAAAATTCAAAGGACATTAAAATATATCTACTCTTCTTTAACTTCTCATGTAAGTCTTCCTTATCTGGTGAAATTGAAAGGTATGCTGCTATAAACCGCAGTTGTTACTCAAATGGATTATGAAACCATTTGTATCACATTTTACCTTCACATACACATGGATATGTTATATTTTGAAATAGTATACTATTTGAATTTATAAAGAGAACACTTCCTTACCATTACTGTCTCTGATGTAAAAGTAAATAATACTGTCAATAACAGATGGGCCAAGCTCATTAAAAATAAAGGCAAGGGGTATATATGTATATGAATTTAACAGGCTAAACTAACAATAAGTTAGGAAGATATACTAGCTAGGGTAATGTCTCTATCTACTTCCTTCCTGCAGCAAAGGTGAAAGAAGACTGTAATCTCAAAGATACATACATAAACAGGGCTAACGAAGGACATTGAAGAGTCATTATAAAGATTAGAAACTACTGTCATCATCTATATTAGGTGCTTCAAAATCAACGAGTGTTAGGCGAAATCCAAAAAGGGATAAGAGATGTTCTGTGAGACAGATAAATGATACTGACCAGAATATGAAAACGGAGCATTCATTGACTGTGAATAATGAGAATCTTCAGCTAATTTAGAAACAACTAAATCAACAGCACGCATCTGCTCATCAAGAGTTCCTGTCACTGTCACTATCCTATCATTCTGCCCATAGTAACTATTATCTTGAGGAGATATTTTAATGCCTGCTTGAGAGTCTTCAATGAATGACCTGGTCAAAAGCAAAGAATGCATAACGTGAGCTTTTTAGCCCTATCTCTGAATAACATAAAAAATATAGAAAGAGTCCTGCACTGAAAAATAACAGTTGGCCTAACAGTGACATGCTTATTTTCAGTTGTAGGGGAAATTTAGGTCTAGGGAAATAAAAGCTCAGACACCAAAGAACCAACACTCATATAAGAAACAACCACTTGATGCCAAAACATATTCCCAAAACACATATCTAAGGCATAAGTATCAAAAACTAATTGGATCAGTACTAGTAATTTCATAAATATGGCAAACAAGTAAGCCCTACAACTTGACAAAGAAAAGGAATGGTACCTAATGGTAGCACCTCCCTTGCCAATTATTCCACCACAAGAACCATTAGGAACAACGAGTCTCACTTTTGTTTTTGGCTCAACATCATTGTCATCCTCGCTTTGAAGCTAATAATTGAAGGAAAATTAAGCCCAGAAGTGAGCAATGCAAGACATTTTTTATTCCAGTAGCTAATTAAATCAATATCACCGTGATTACCTCACTGAGCAACTTTGAAAGAATGAGCTCTACAGCCCGTAGTACTTCATTGATAGCCCCAGATACCATGATAATCCTATCCGTAGTTCCAGGGAAGAATTCATTATTGCGTGACAACTGAATTCGTGCTCCAGATTGTGACTGAAAATCAGTGATAGTCGAACCACCCTTTCCAATGACAGAACCAGCAGCAGAGTTTGATACCAGAAACCTAACGTATGTTGGTTTTTCCGCAGAATCTGAAAGAAGTAAACATTATGTAAAAATTATCAcaaaaatcaattaaatacttTTACATATTTAGAGATCAAAATATAATTGGTGTAGTTGGGAAAGAAATAAATATTAATCAAtttaaatttcataggtttacaTAAGCATTCTAAAAATTATATCATTGCACTTCAAGGAACAACATACTTTCATACCtgtaaaacaaaacaaaacaaatgcaGAGTTCATACATCAAATCTTACCAAGCAAGAAAGCAACAAAGTCCTAAGTTAATCAAATATAGGTGTAAACGGTGAAGGTTGTTTTGCCTCACAGTAACATGAATGGTTAGTAAACATTTTATTTTGATAATTTGAGAAAAAGCATTGTATACTATAGCATAATTCTCTTCTCTGTATTTTATACTTACGAACAATTTGGCCCAAGGAAAACCGATTATGCTTCTCTTCGATACCCGGTAACCATAAGACAAACTCAACCCTGAATTTTCCACTCCCAATTCTATGTGGATATTATATCGGATAAGACCTTAAAAAAATTTCCCTCAAAGGTATTAGTCAGAGTAAAATTTTAGTTGTGTGATAAAGCTCAATTCTAATTTGGTAATGGTATATAGTAATAGAATATATCTTAAATTTATTAAACCCCAAATTGACTCCAACCTTTCTCAACATAGAAGCTTCTCTGAAAATTTCCATTCAACCCAATGTTCTAAATTACAAATCATGAAAAATAGAGGTTTGCTCAAATTCCTCTTCACGACAGTGTCATAGCACGCCATTATAGCCAATATTTCACGCCATATaaagaagttttaaaaaaaaagaCGAGTATATTTTCCTTCACGCAATTAATTTGACGAGCATAGTTTTCTTTGACGTCTGTAAAATTAAGAACCGAAGAAACGTATAGATTCAGAAATTACTTCGCTCCAAATTCATAAAGCTAATCATTCAACTACCAAAACAGAATATACTAAATTGAAAATTTGATAAACAAAAAATCGCATCCACACGTGAAAGCATAGCACAATAACGTTATAACTCATTGAATCAAAAAATCAAATCTAATATAGGAAGTAACATTGCAAATAATTAGGGTTGGAAATGAAAACGTTGACCGAGAAATAGCACCACCGACATTCAGTAACCTAGCTACATTACAGTGTGGAGAAGAGAGATAGCAAAGGAAAGCATCGAGAGAAAACAGATCAGATCGGATGAGATAGATACCTTGAGAAGGTGATTCCGGAGGAGGTGAAGAAGCGTGCTTCCTCGGTCCTTCTGGAGATGAGACGTAAGAAGATTCAGTCGACTccattgttgttgttgttgttgttcgTCCTCTTCCTCTTGAGCAAAAGAACCTAAT is a window of Lathyrus oleraceus cultivar Zhongwan6 chromosome 6, CAAS_Psat_ZW6_1.0, whole genome shotgun sequence DNA encoding:
- the LOC127096598 gene encoding protein BTR1 codes for the protein MESTESSYVSSPEGPRKHASSPPPESPSQDSAEKPTYVRFLVSNSAAGSVIGKGGSTITDFQSQSGARIQLSRNNEFFPGTTDRIIMVSGAINEVLRAVELILSKLLSELQSEDDNDVEPKTKVRLVVPNGSCGGIIGKGGATIRSFIEDSQAGIKISPQDNSYYGQNDRIVTVTGTLDEQMRAVDLVVSKLAEDSHYSQSMNAPFSYSGVYVPGYQGVPYTYVLPSVAPPAYNGVNYRPNGTGPKFQNSKEERSNSMTIGVADEHIGLVVGRGGRNISDISQVSGAKIKISDRGDYISGTTDRKVTITGSQRSIRTAESMILQKVSYATERVVE